One stretch of Heterodontus francisci isolate sHetFra1 chromosome 22, sHetFra1.hap1, whole genome shotgun sequence DNA includes these proteins:
- the hyou1 gene encoding hypoxia up-regulated protein 1 isoform X1, whose amino-acid sequence MDRKMGLSVWVVLCFTLAHLALHTDSVAVMSVDLGSEWMKIAIVKPGVPMEIVLNKESRRKTPVAVALKENERLFGDSAVAMSAKNPKVVVRYLQDLLGKRSENPQAELYRKRFSEHQLVAAEQRGTVVFKLSDELYYSPEEILGMVLNYSRTLAQDFAEQPIKDLVITVPAYFNQAERRAVLQAAQMAGLKVLQLINDNTAVALNYGVFRRKDINATAQNVMFYDMGSSSTTATIVTYVTTKTKDSGTQPQLQIRGIGFDRNLGGLEMELRLQDHLAKLFNAQKKTSKDVRQHPRAMAKLWKEANRVKTVLSANIDHMAQIEGLLDDIDFKAKVTRQQFEELCSDLFERVADPVHQALKVSELKMDEIDHVVLVGGATRVPKVQEVLLKAVGKKELGKNINADEAASMGAVYQAAALSKAFKVKPFLIRDAAMYPIQVEFTRSIEEDGVKTIKHNKRVLFQRMSPYPQRKVITFNRYTDDFEFFVNYGDLSFLSESDLSIFGSLNLTTVRLSGVGLSFQKHSDTESRGIKAHFNMDESGILALDRVEAVFEKIQDGEPEEESTLTKLGNTISSLFGGGSSETDGKENLTESVQDEEEATSKSEKDDREELETPKEKETPREEESSKPDEQGKAESDGEQADQPETGEDQAKTEKPETVDKKAEDVGKEKVEDPESNKTEEVKMPKGPKRVKISENVTVGLEIQDLPDLTQEEMSQSQKKLQDLTDRDLQKQEHEKMANSLEAFIFESQDKLYQDEYQAVSTQDERDQISSKLSEVSNWLDEDGYAATTQELKAKLSELRKMCKELFFKVEERRKWPDRLAALDSMLNHSTIFLTGARLIPEADQIFTEVELNTLEKVITETTAWKNETVREQNKLPSTQKPVLLSKDIEAKLALLDREVKYLLNKAKFAKPKPRKEKNTTQEVKNTTLEDKNAAAADNESVIPPEKDTVGDTEYKEEVQPGEAPPTASETKSNTEGDEAKIPDQIVLESSKDTAEEKLEGKSDKHPPDEL is encoded by the exons ATGGACAGAAAGATGGGGCTGTCAGTCTGGGTGGTATTGTGCTTCACACTAGCTCATTTGGCCCTACACACAG ATTCGGTAGCAGTGATGTCAGTGGACTTGGGGAGTGAATGGATGAAGATTGCCATTGTGAAGCCAGGTGTGCCCATGGAGATTGTATTAAACAA GGAATCAAGAAGGAAAACTCCAGTTGCTGTTGCTTTAAAAGAAAATGAGCGACTCTTCGGGGACAGTGCAGTAGCAATG TCGGCGAAGAACCCAAAGGTGGTGGTCCGCTACTTGCAGGATCTGCTGGGGAAACGGTCTGAAAACCCACAGGCAGAGCTGTACAGGAAGCGTTTCTCTGAACATCAGTTAGTGGCAGCTGAGCAACGAGGGACTGTTGTCTTCAAACTGTCTGA TGAATTGTATTATTCCCCTGAGGAGATCCTGGGGATGGTACTGAATTATTCTAGAACCTTGGCTCAGGATTTTGCAG AGCAGCCCATTAAGGACTTGGTGATCACTGTGCCAGCATATTTTAATCAGGCAGAGAGGCGGGCAGTCCTGCAGGCTGCTCAGATGGCGGGCTTGAAGGTCCTTCAATTGATCAATGACAACACGGCTGTGGCCCTGAACTATGGTGTGTTTCGGAGGAAGGACATTAATGCAACAGCCCAG AATGTGATGTTCTACGACATGGGATCGAGCAGCACCACTGCCACCATTGTTACCTACGTAACAACTAAGACGAAGGATTCAGGAACACAGCCTCAGCTCCAGATCCGAGGGATCGG GTTTGATCGGAATCTGGGTGGACTTGAGATGGAGCTTCGACTACAGGATCACCTAGCAAAACTCTTCAACGCACAAAAGAAGACTTCCAAAGATGTCCGTCAGCACCCGCGAGCAATGGCCAAGTTGTGGAAAGAAGCAAATCGTGTGAAAACAGTTCTGAGTGCAAATATAGATCATATGGCACAG ATTGAGGGGCTTCTTGATGATATTGACTTCAAGGCCAAAGTAACAAGGCAGCAGTTTGAGGAACTGTGCAGTGATTTGTTTGAGAGAGTTGCAGATCCTGTACATCAGGCCTTAAAAGTGTCTGAGTTGAAAATG GACGAAATTGATCATGTGGTCCTGGTGGGAGGAGCTACACGAGTTCCTAAAGTCCAGGAGGTCCTGCTGAAAGCTGTTGGAAA GAAGGAGTTGGGAAAGAATATAAATGCTGACGAGGCAGCGTCAATGGGAGCCGTGTATCAGGCTGCTGCTCTCAGCAAGGCCTTCAAAGTCAAACCCTTCCTTATCCGCGATGCTGCCATGTACCCCATTCAG GTTGAATTTACACGGTCGATTGAAGAGGATGGTGTGAAAACCATTAAACACAACAAGCGTGTGCTGTTCCAGAGAATGTCTCCGTATCCCCAACGTAAAGTCATCACCTTCAATCGCTACACTGATGACTTTGAGTTCTTTGTGAATTATGGGGATTTGAGCTTCCTCAGTGAGAGTGACCTCAG TATCTTTGGATCATTGAATTTGACCACAGTTCGATTGAGTGGAGTTGGTTTAAGTTTTCAGAAGCATTCGGATACCGAGTCTAGAGGGATTAAGGCCCATTTTAATATGGATGAAAGTGGAATACTAGCACTGGACAGA GTGGAAGCTGTTTTTGAGAAGATACAGGATGGAGAACCCGAGGAAGAGTCCACCCTGACTA AGCTTGGAAACACCATTTCTAGTTTATTTGGAGGTGGGAGCTCCGAAACAGATGGGAAGGAGAACCTGACAGAATCTGTGCAG GATGAAGAGGAGGCCACGAGTAAAAGTGAGAAGGACGATCGGGAAGAACTAGAgaccccaaaagaaaaagaaactcCCAGAGAGGAGGAGAGCAGTAAGCCCGATGAGCAAGGCAAGGCTGAATCTGATGGAGAGCAAGCAGACCAGCCTGAAACTGGAGAGGACCAGGCCAAAACTGAGAAGCCTGAAACTGTG GATAAAAAAGCGGAGGATGTTGGGAAGGAGAAGGTGgaagatccagagtctaataaaacGGAAGAGGTTAAAATGCCAAAGGGACCCAAGAGGGTAAAGATTAGTGAGAATGTGACTGTCGGATTAGAAATCCAGGACCTGCCAGATCTGACCCAAGAGGAAATGAGCCAATCTCAAAAAAA GCTTCAGGACCTTACAGATCGGGACCTCCAAAAACAGGAGCATGAAAAAATGGCCAATTCACTAGAAGCTTTCATCTTTGAATCACAG GACAAGCTGTACCAGGACGAGTATCAGGCAGTCTCGACACAAGATGAACGGGACCAGATCTCTTCTAAACTTAGCGAGGTCTCAAACTGGCTGGACGAGGATGGATACGCTGCCACCACACAG GAACTAAAAGCAAAGCTCTCTGAGCTACGGAAAATGTGCAAGGAACTGTTCTTCAAAGTAGAGGAGAGGAGAAAGTGGCCAGACCGCCTGGCTGCACTGGACAGCATGCTCAATCATTCCACCATCTTCCTCAC GGGAGCAAGACTCATTCCAGAAGCTGACCAGATTTTCACAGAGGTGGAGCTAAACACGCTGGAAAAGGTCATTACCGAGACAACC GCATGGAAAAACGAGACGGTACGCGAGCAGAATAAGTTGCCGTCAACACAAAAACCCGTCCTTCTCTCCAAGGACATTGAGGCAAAGCTCGCTCTCCTGGACCGAGAAGTCAAATACTTACTCAATAAAGCAAAATTTGCCAAACCCAAACCCCGAAAGGAGAAGAACACAACACAGGAAGTGAAAAACACAACACTGGAGGACAAGAATGCAGCAGCTGCTGATAACGAGAGCGTAATACCACCTGAGAAAGACACAGTGGGTGACACAG AGTATAAGGAAGAGGTGCAACCCGGAGAGGCTCCACCTACAGCAAGCGAAACTAAAAGCAACACTGAGGGGGATGAGGCCAAGATACCAGATCAAATAGTGTTAGAGTCCAGTAAAG ATACAGCTGAGGAGAAACTGGAAGGCAAGTCAGACAAACACCCTCCAGATGAATTGTAA
- the hyou1 gene encoding hypoxia up-regulated protein 1 isoform X2, translated as MDRKMGLSVWVVLCFTLAHLALHTDSVAVMSVDLGSEWMKIAIVKPGVPMEIVLNKESRRKTPVAVALKENERLFGDSAVAMSAKNPKVVVRYLQDLLGKRSENPQAELYRKRFSEHQLVAAEQRGTVVFKLSDELYYSPEEILGMVLNYSRTLAQDFAEQPIKDLVITVPAYFNQAERRAVLQAAQMAGLKVLQLINDNTAVALNYGVFRRKDINATAQNVMFYDMGSSSTTATIVTYVTTKTKDSGTQPQLQIRGIGFDRNLGGLEMELRLQDHLAKLFNAQKKTSKDVRQHPRAMAKLWKEANRVKTVLSANIDHMAQIEGLLDDIDFKAKVTRQQFEELCSDLFERVADPVHQALKVSELKMDEIDHVVLVGGATRVPKVQEVLLKAVGKKELGKNINADEAASMGAVYQAAALSKAFKVKPFLIRDAAMYPIQVEFTRSIEEDGVKTIKHNKRVLFQRMSPYPQRKVITFNRYTDDFEFFVNYGDLSFLSESDLSIFGSLNLTTVRLSGVGLSFQKHSDTESRGIKAHFNMDESGILALDRVEAVFEKIQDGEPEEESTLTKLGNTISSLFGGGSSETDGKENLTESVQDEEEATSKSEKDDREELETPKEKETPREEESSKPDEQGKAESDGEQADQPETGEDQAKTEKPETVDKKAEDVGKEKVEDPESNKTEEVKMPKGPKRVKISENVTVGLEIQDLPDLTQEEMSQSQKKLQDLTDRDLQKQEHEKMANSLEAFIFESQDKLYQDEYQAVSTQDERDQISSKLSEVSNWLDEDGYAATTQELKAKLSELRKMCKELFFKVEERRKWPDRLAALDSMLNHSTIFLTGARLIPEADQIFTEVELNTLEKVITETTAWKNETVREQNKLPSTQKPVLLSKDIEAKLALLDREVKYLLNKAKFAKPKPRKEKNTTQEVKNTTLEDKNAAAADNESVIPPEKDTVGDTEYKEEVQPGEAPPTASETKSNTEGDEAKIPDQIVLESSKAEEKLEGKSDKHPPDEL; from the exons ATGGACAGAAAGATGGGGCTGTCAGTCTGGGTGGTATTGTGCTTCACACTAGCTCATTTGGCCCTACACACAG ATTCGGTAGCAGTGATGTCAGTGGACTTGGGGAGTGAATGGATGAAGATTGCCATTGTGAAGCCAGGTGTGCCCATGGAGATTGTATTAAACAA GGAATCAAGAAGGAAAACTCCAGTTGCTGTTGCTTTAAAAGAAAATGAGCGACTCTTCGGGGACAGTGCAGTAGCAATG TCGGCGAAGAACCCAAAGGTGGTGGTCCGCTACTTGCAGGATCTGCTGGGGAAACGGTCTGAAAACCCACAGGCAGAGCTGTACAGGAAGCGTTTCTCTGAACATCAGTTAGTGGCAGCTGAGCAACGAGGGACTGTTGTCTTCAAACTGTCTGA TGAATTGTATTATTCCCCTGAGGAGATCCTGGGGATGGTACTGAATTATTCTAGAACCTTGGCTCAGGATTTTGCAG AGCAGCCCATTAAGGACTTGGTGATCACTGTGCCAGCATATTTTAATCAGGCAGAGAGGCGGGCAGTCCTGCAGGCTGCTCAGATGGCGGGCTTGAAGGTCCTTCAATTGATCAATGACAACACGGCTGTGGCCCTGAACTATGGTGTGTTTCGGAGGAAGGACATTAATGCAACAGCCCAG AATGTGATGTTCTACGACATGGGATCGAGCAGCACCACTGCCACCATTGTTACCTACGTAACAACTAAGACGAAGGATTCAGGAACACAGCCTCAGCTCCAGATCCGAGGGATCGG GTTTGATCGGAATCTGGGTGGACTTGAGATGGAGCTTCGACTACAGGATCACCTAGCAAAACTCTTCAACGCACAAAAGAAGACTTCCAAAGATGTCCGTCAGCACCCGCGAGCAATGGCCAAGTTGTGGAAAGAAGCAAATCGTGTGAAAACAGTTCTGAGTGCAAATATAGATCATATGGCACAG ATTGAGGGGCTTCTTGATGATATTGACTTCAAGGCCAAAGTAACAAGGCAGCAGTTTGAGGAACTGTGCAGTGATTTGTTTGAGAGAGTTGCAGATCCTGTACATCAGGCCTTAAAAGTGTCTGAGTTGAAAATG GACGAAATTGATCATGTGGTCCTGGTGGGAGGAGCTACACGAGTTCCTAAAGTCCAGGAGGTCCTGCTGAAAGCTGTTGGAAA GAAGGAGTTGGGAAAGAATATAAATGCTGACGAGGCAGCGTCAATGGGAGCCGTGTATCAGGCTGCTGCTCTCAGCAAGGCCTTCAAAGTCAAACCCTTCCTTATCCGCGATGCTGCCATGTACCCCATTCAG GTTGAATTTACACGGTCGATTGAAGAGGATGGTGTGAAAACCATTAAACACAACAAGCGTGTGCTGTTCCAGAGAATGTCTCCGTATCCCCAACGTAAAGTCATCACCTTCAATCGCTACACTGATGACTTTGAGTTCTTTGTGAATTATGGGGATTTGAGCTTCCTCAGTGAGAGTGACCTCAG TATCTTTGGATCATTGAATTTGACCACAGTTCGATTGAGTGGAGTTGGTTTAAGTTTTCAGAAGCATTCGGATACCGAGTCTAGAGGGATTAAGGCCCATTTTAATATGGATGAAAGTGGAATACTAGCACTGGACAGA GTGGAAGCTGTTTTTGAGAAGATACAGGATGGAGAACCCGAGGAAGAGTCCACCCTGACTA AGCTTGGAAACACCATTTCTAGTTTATTTGGAGGTGGGAGCTCCGAAACAGATGGGAAGGAGAACCTGACAGAATCTGTGCAG GATGAAGAGGAGGCCACGAGTAAAAGTGAGAAGGACGATCGGGAAGAACTAGAgaccccaaaagaaaaagaaactcCCAGAGAGGAGGAGAGCAGTAAGCCCGATGAGCAAGGCAAGGCTGAATCTGATGGAGAGCAAGCAGACCAGCCTGAAACTGGAGAGGACCAGGCCAAAACTGAGAAGCCTGAAACTGTG GATAAAAAAGCGGAGGATGTTGGGAAGGAGAAGGTGgaagatccagagtctaataaaacGGAAGAGGTTAAAATGCCAAAGGGACCCAAGAGGGTAAAGATTAGTGAGAATGTGACTGTCGGATTAGAAATCCAGGACCTGCCAGATCTGACCCAAGAGGAAATGAGCCAATCTCAAAAAAA GCTTCAGGACCTTACAGATCGGGACCTCCAAAAACAGGAGCATGAAAAAATGGCCAATTCACTAGAAGCTTTCATCTTTGAATCACAG GACAAGCTGTACCAGGACGAGTATCAGGCAGTCTCGACACAAGATGAACGGGACCAGATCTCTTCTAAACTTAGCGAGGTCTCAAACTGGCTGGACGAGGATGGATACGCTGCCACCACACAG GAACTAAAAGCAAAGCTCTCTGAGCTACGGAAAATGTGCAAGGAACTGTTCTTCAAAGTAGAGGAGAGGAGAAAGTGGCCAGACCGCCTGGCTGCACTGGACAGCATGCTCAATCATTCCACCATCTTCCTCAC GGGAGCAAGACTCATTCCAGAAGCTGACCAGATTTTCACAGAGGTGGAGCTAAACACGCTGGAAAAGGTCATTACCGAGACAACC GCATGGAAAAACGAGACGGTACGCGAGCAGAATAAGTTGCCGTCAACACAAAAACCCGTCCTTCTCTCCAAGGACATTGAGGCAAAGCTCGCTCTCCTGGACCGAGAAGTCAAATACTTACTCAATAAAGCAAAATTTGCCAAACCCAAACCCCGAAAGGAGAAGAACACAACACAGGAAGTGAAAAACACAACACTGGAGGACAAGAATGCAGCAGCTGCTGATAACGAGAGCGTAATACCACCTGAGAAAGACACAGTGGGTGACACAG AGTATAAGGAAGAGGTGCAACCCGGAGAGGCTCCACCTACAGCAAGCGAAACTAAAAGCAACACTGAGGGGGATGAGGCCAAGATACCAGATCAAATAGTGTTAGAGTCCAGTAAAG CTGAGGAGAAACTGGAAGGCAAGTCAGACAAACACCCTCCAGATGAATTGTAA